Proteins encoded together in one Entomobacter blattae window:
- a CDS encoding allantoate amidohydrolase: MDIVTQKAIFPQNTYELAERIVQRCNILAHYPFSDLKEELYRPYLGVGYRQSITQISEWMKEDGIACSLDKIGNLTARYDSQPNQKNTLLIGSHIDSVKNGGAFDGMLGVMLGLELLAFCKRSALSLPFALEVIGFGDEEGSRFPLGMLTSRLLSGHINTLPAHLADHDGITLEQAFTETGLCFSEAHKSIRSSEGLLGYLEVHIEQGPVLQNQNLPTGIVQAIAAQRRYEISLQGLAGHAGTVPMSLRKDALSCAAAMILQIEEEARASSSHAVATTGMINVAPNAANVIAGTVMFTLDIRAPTTEERDLLCTDILEQCQSIAQRRGIEFQANLKHDLPAVQCDVTLKALLETASKACNVPPFYLMSGAGHDAMNMARITPSAMLFTRCLDGISHNPLEDVSIDDVEKAVQITLTFIKLFAESYA; encoded by the coding sequence ATGGACATCGTAACGCAAAAAGCCATTTTCCCTCAAAACACATATGAGCTTGCAGAACGTATTGTCCAACGCTGCAACATCTTGGCCCATTACCCCTTCAGCGATCTAAAAGAAGAGCTCTATCGTCCTTATCTGGGGGTTGGTTACCGCCAATCCATTACCCAAATCAGTGAATGGATGAAAGAAGATGGTATTGCATGTTCCCTTGATAAAATAGGCAATCTAACAGCCCGATATGATAGTCAACCCAATCAGAAAAACACTTTACTGATTGGCTCCCATATAGACAGCGTAAAAAATGGTGGGGCTTTTGATGGCATGCTAGGGGTCATGCTCGGTCTTGAACTTCTTGCCTTTTGCAAACGCAGTGCCCTATCCTTACCTTTTGCATTAGAAGTGATCGGTTTTGGTGATGAGGAAGGGTCACGCTTTCCTTTGGGAATGCTTACATCTCGCCTGCTCAGCGGCCATATCAACACTTTGCCCGCACATCTTGCCGACCATGACGGGATAACTTTGGAACAAGCCTTTACAGAAACAGGTTTGTGTTTTTCAGAAGCCCATAAATCCATTCGCTCGTCCGAAGGGCTGCTTGGCTACCTGGAAGTTCATATCGAGCAAGGCCCAGTTTTGCAAAATCAAAATCTTCCCACCGGCATTGTTCAAGCTATTGCAGCTCAAAGGCGCTATGAAATAAGCTTGCAAGGCCTTGCAGGGCATGCCGGAACCGTTCCCATGTCATTGCGCAAAGATGCCTTAAGCTGTGCAGCGGCCATGATTCTTCAGATCGAGGAAGAGGCACGCGCCTCTTCCTCACATGCCGTAGCCACAACCGGAATGATCAATGTCGCACCGAATGCAGCCAATGTCATTGCAGGCACGGTCATGTTTACACTTGACATCCGCGCACCCACAACGGAGGAGCGTGACCTTTTATGCACCGATATATTAGAACAATGCCAAAGCATTGCCCAAAGAAGAGGAATAGAATTCCAAGCCAACCTAAAACACGATTTGCCTGCCGTTCAGTGTGATGTAACACTGAAAGCTCTGCTAGAAACAGCCAGCAAGGCATGCAACGTTCCCCCATTTTATCTTATGAGTGGTGCCGGACATGATGCCATGAACATGGCACGCATCACCCCATCTGCTATGTTGTTTACACGTTGCCTTGATGGCATAAGCCATAACCCATTGGAAGATGTATCTATTGATGATGTAGAAAAAGCAGTACAAATCACCCTAACCTTTATTAAACTTTTTGCTGAAAGCTATGCCTGA
- the puuE gene encoding allantoinase PuuE codes for MTDYKRDMIGYGPLPPNPNWPNQARIAVQFVINYEEGAENSVLHGDGHAESFLSEMIGTQPIMNARNMAMESLYEYGSRAGFWRLHRIFTQRNTPVTVFAVAMAMQRNPTAVHAMLDAGWDIATHGLRWIDYQSIPREVEKKHIQDCIDIHTRITGSRPLGWYQGRTSPHTAELVVEEGGFVYNADSYADDLPYYDLRYGKPQLIVPYTLDVNDMRFVALNGFTEAQQFYSYLRDNFDQLYEEGLYAPKMMSIGLHCRIAGRPARARAVAQFLDYVHQKDRVWITTRLSIARHWLKTFPYNPASTH; via the coding sequence ATGACAGACTACAAACGCGATATGATTGGATATGGGCCCCTCCCCCCCAATCCAAACTGGCCAAATCAAGCCCGCATAGCCGTCCAGTTTGTTATCAATTACGAAGAGGGAGCTGAAAATTCTGTATTACACGGCGATGGACATGCCGAGTCATTCTTGTCAGAAATGATTGGTACCCAACCTATTATGAATGCCCGCAACATGGCCATGGAAAGTCTTTATGAATATGGCTCGCGCGCAGGGTTTTGGCGTTTGCATCGTATTTTTACTCAACGCAATACACCCGTAACCGTTTTTGCTGTGGCCATGGCTATGCAGCGTAATCCTACAGCTGTACACGCCATGCTCGATGCTGGGTGGGACATTGCAACCCATGGCCTTCGCTGGATTGATTACCAGTCTATTCCCCGTGAAGTGGAAAAAAAACATATTCAGGACTGTATTGATATTCATACCCGCATAACAGGCAGCCGCCCTTTGGGATGGTATCAAGGGCGCACCAGCCCCCATACAGCCGAGCTTGTGGTTGAGGAAGGCGGATTTGTTTATAATGCTGATTCCTATGCCGATGATCTGCCTTATTATGATCTCCGATATGGAAAGCCACAATTGATTGTGCCTTACACTTTAGATGTAAACGATATGCGCTTTGTTGCATTGAATGGTTTTACAGAAGCCCAACAATTTTATAGCTATCTACGCGATAATTTTGACCAGCTTTATGAAGAAGGCCTCTATGCCCCCAAAATGATGTCCATCGGCCTTCATTGCAGAATAGCCGGTCGCCCGGCAAGAGCGCGAGCTGTTGCACAATTTCTGGATTATGTTCACCAAAAGGACAGAGTATGGATTACAACCCGACTTTCTATCGCCAGACACTGGCTAAAAACCTTTCCGTACAACCCAGCCTCCACGCACTAA
- a CDS encoding ABC transporter permease, with protein sequence MSDQLTNLLMAAVLAGSILSLAALGELISELVGVINLGVEGIMSLGAVMAIIVVFAIPSPWLGLGVALLTGMVCGIIFVVATVIIRANQILIGLAMTMLGVGLASFIGHDYAGMPAPATFHSVHVPILYHIPFIGPAFFGQDMVIYFAYFLIPLAIWIVFFKTRHGLNIRAVGEAPAAADSVGVRVKAVRCCYVIAGSGLAGMAGGYLTLSLVPSWSEGMIAGRGWIAVALVILGHHRPFLSVLASLFFGLVTVLSFVGQAKGWPISSFFLDMLPYLLTVFLVIVSRVFRRKNRHDYAPPAALGQPFMREMR encoded by the coding sequence ATGAGTGACCAATTAACCAATCTTCTCATGGCGGCTGTTTTGGCTGGTAGTATATTGTCATTGGCAGCTTTAGGGGAGTTGATCAGTGAACTGGTTGGCGTGATTAATCTTGGTGTGGAAGGGATTATGTCCCTTGGGGCGGTTATGGCCATTATTGTGGTTTTTGCCATTCCATCGCCTTGGCTTGGCTTGGGGGTTGCTTTGTTAACGGGTATGGTGTGTGGTATAATCTTTGTTGTGGCAACTGTGATTATTCGCGCCAATCAGATTTTAATAGGCCTGGCCATGACCATGCTGGGGGTGGGGCTTGCTTCTTTTATTGGGCATGATTATGCAGGGATGCCTGCCCCTGCAACCTTTCATTCCGTTCATGTGCCTATTCTTTATCATATTCCATTTATAGGGCCTGCATTTTTTGGACAGGATATGGTGATCTATTTTGCCTATTTTCTTATTCCCTTGGCGATATGGATTGTATTTTTCAAAACCCGTCATGGTTTGAATATTCGGGCTGTTGGTGAAGCACCAGCAGCAGCGGATTCTGTGGGTGTCAGGGTAAAGGCAGTACGGTGCTGTTATGTTATTGCCGGTTCTGGCCTTGCAGGTATGGCAGGGGGCTATTTGACCTTGTCATTGGTGCCTTCCTGGTCAGAGGGGATGATTGCTGGACGCGGCTGGATTGCTGTTGCCTTGGTTATTCTCGGCCATCATCGTCCGTTTTTAAGTGTATTGGCCAGCCTGTTTTTTGGTCTGGTAACAGTTCTTTCATTTGTCGGACAAGCAAAAGGCTGGCCTATCTCTTCATTTTTCCTTGATATGCTGCCTTATCTTCTGACTGTGTTTCTGGTGATTGTCTCACGTGTCTTCAGGCGTAAAAATCGCCATGATTATGCGCCGCCAGCAGCATTGGGTCAGCCCTTTATGCGTGAAATGCGCTGA
- a CDS encoding AtzE family amidohydrolase produces the protein MSALLSHPVTPSLTPAVEIACNIKNGTLHVQDFIEHVLESLSSRKLEKTFGAVTSILTETAQQQAAKIAADLAHGRDPGPLAGVPFGVKDLFDIAGKTTTAGSRLLANNPPAVEHAHCVQLLVKAGAIPVATLNMDEFAYGFITENTHYGTTRNPHNIHHYAGGSSGGSAAVVAAGLLPFSLGSDTNGSIRVPAALCGIWGLRPTFGHLSLKGVYPFAKSLDTIGPLCNSLSDLYTLYQIMSDTHPSKLKDLSQTLSTEDIRVSQLGGWFTEDVHPFLLQRIEDMSSLFKGPSSIELPYTDEIRAAAFLITAAEGGTLHHDTLKTHADMYDPALRERLAAGCLQPSSTYLMAQNIRTWFRHTFANLFAKADVLIAPTCSDIAPRLDTPFVTLRGKAMPARAHLGRYTQPLSLGGMPILAAPLHIPTGQNTPPLPLGIQLIAQPHKENHLFAVADQLQKIGFLHSFQKI, from the coding sequence ATGTCAGCCCTTTTATCACATCCTGTCACTCCTTCGTTAACACCAGCCGTTGAAATCGCATGCAACATCAAGAATGGAACCTTACATGTTCAGGATTTTATCGAACATGTGCTGGAAAGTTTGTCTTCAAGAAAACTGGAAAAAACATTTGGTGCTGTTACGTCTATTCTTACTGAAACAGCTCAACAACAAGCAGCAAAAATTGCAGCAGACCTTGCTCATGGCCGTGATCCTGGGCCGTTGGCTGGAGTTCCTTTCGGGGTAAAAGACCTTTTTGATATAGCAGGCAAAACCACAACCGCCGGCTCTCGGTTGTTAGCCAACAATCCTCCCGCAGTAGAACACGCTCATTGTGTTCAGCTGCTTGTTAAGGCTGGGGCCATTCCCGTTGCAACCCTGAACATGGATGAATTTGCCTATGGTTTTATAACCGAAAACACTCATTACGGTACAACACGTAACCCCCATAATATTCATCATTATGCTGGTGGCTCATCTGGCGGGTCGGCAGCTGTTGTTGCCGCAGGGCTTTTACCGTTCAGCCTAGGGTCTGATACAAACGGATCTATCAGAGTACCAGCAGCATTATGTGGAATTTGGGGATTACGTCCTACTTTTGGTCATCTTTCTTTGAAAGGTGTCTACCCATTTGCAAAAAGCCTTGATACCATCGGCCCTCTCTGTAACTCACTTTCTGATTTGTACACTCTTTACCAGATCATGAGTGATACACACCCTTCCAAGCTTAAGGACCTAAGCCAGACGCTCTCTACTGAAGATATTCGGGTTTCACAGTTAGGCGGATGGTTTACAGAAGATGTGCACCCTTTTCTTTTACAAAGAATTGAAGACATGAGCAGCCTGTTCAAAGGCCCCTCCTCCATAGAACTCCCTTATACTGACGAAATACGTGCTGCTGCCTTTTTAATAACAGCTGCAGAAGGAGGCACCCTACATCACGATACTCTGAAAACTCATGCAGATATGTACGACCCAGCCCTTCGTGAACGACTGGCTGCAGGGTGTCTGCAACCTTCAAGCACTTATCTTATGGCACAAAATATTCGCACATGGTTTCGTCATACTTTTGCAAACCTATTTGCAAAGGCAGATGTTCTCATTGCTCCCACATGTAGCGATATTGCCCCACGATTAGATACCCCTTTTGTAACATTACGGGGAAAAGCCATGCCGGCACGCGCTCATCTAGGGCGTTATACACAACCTTTAAGCTTAGGTGGTATGCCCATTCTGGCTGCTCCCCTTCATATACCGACAGGCCAAAATACCCCGCCTCTTCCTTTAGGGATTCAGCTAATAGCCCAACCACACAAGGAAAACCATCTTTTTGCTGTTGCAGACCAACTTCAGAAAATTGGTTTTCTCCACAGTTTTCAAAAAATATAG
- a CDS encoding ABC transporter permease translates to MTAFRQRVPKAPFVNILFYRFVAFVFTLLIVACIVALAGQSPFELVTVIVRSTFLSRLGWEDWFLYASPLFLTSAAFAVGAKLNIWNIGMEGQFMAGALASAIVGLYFPYDSFWVLVAMLGAGCVGGVLWMAIPAFARVFGGTNEIITTLLLNFVAALLVSYVVTGPLRDTVTSALASSEYILPSLPLVWGDVHMGVIIAFVIVGVLALYMHFTRQGYEMRVIGANPRLAFYAGLPVKKLTLVMMLLSGGLAGLAGMFEVAGSVHRLQVGLSNNFGYLGIIVAILARGSFLGLIPASLFIAFLLNAGIILQTMQLSSTLVMAMTGLLLLFITIADELAHYITLKPEAEAKTPKIANDIQEETI, encoded by the coding sequence ATGACCGCTTTCAGGCAACGTGTTCCCAAGGCTCCTTTCGTCAATATATTATTCTACCGGTTTGTTGCGTTTGTTTTTACCCTTTTGATCGTGGCGTGTATTGTTGCACTGGCTGGCCAAAGTCCATTTGAGCTGGTCACTGTTATTGTCAGGTCTACCTTTCTTTCACGCCTGGGTTGGGAGGATTGGTTCCTTTATGCCTCACCCCTCTTTTTGACTTCAGCGGCCTTTGCAGTGGGTGCCAAGCTCAATATTTGGAATATTGGAATGGAAGGTCAGTTTATGGCAGGCGCTTTGGCATCAGCCATTGTGGGATTGTATTTTCCCTATGATTCTTTTTGGGTGTTAGTAGCGATGCTCGGTGCAGGGTGTGTTGGGGGGGTATTATGGATGGCGATCCCAGCTTTTGCACGGGTTTTTGGTGGAACAAATGAAATCATCACGACGCTTTTGCTGAATTTTGTAGCAGCACTTCTGGTTTCATATGTTGTGACAGGTCCTCTGCGAGATACGGTTACATCGGCGTTGGCTTCCAGTGAATATATTCTGCCCTCACTTCCTCTTGTGTGGGGAGATGTCCATATGGGCGTTATCATAGCGTTTGTGATTGTGGGTGTTTTGGCACTTTATATGCATTTTACCCGACAAGGATATGAAATGCGTGTTATTGGTGCCAACCCAAGGCTTGCGTTTTATGCGGGGTTACCCGTTAAAAAATTAACATTGGTCATGATGTTGCTCTCAGGTGGGTTGGCGGGTTTGGCTGGCATGTTTGAAGTGGCGGGCAGTGTGCACAGATTGCAAGTGGGTCTATCCAATAATTTTGGGTATCTGGGCATTATTGTTGCCATACTCGCACGTGGATCTTTTTTGGGGCTGATACCAGCCAGCCTGTTTATTGCTTTTTTGCTGAATGCCGGCATTATCTTACAAACTATGCAATTGAGTAGCACGCTGGTTATGGCAATGACAGGCCTGCTCTTGCTGTTTATTACGATTGCAGATGAATTGGCCCATTATATTACCCTTAAGCCAGAAGCAGAGGCCAAAACTCCAAAAATAGCAAACGACATACAGGAAGAGACGATATGA
- the uraD gene encoding 2-oxo-4-hydroxy-4-carboxy-5-ureidoimidazoline decarboxylase, which produces MDYNPTFYRQTLAKNLSVQPSLHALNKADASAFITAYAHLFEHSPWVVESIAPFRHFTSAQDMLDALVQAMINAPEDKRQALILAHPELGEKIKHIPLTHASLAEQESAGLDQMSDHDYKIFHDLNTQYRERFTIPFIICVRNHNRDGIIHALNQRLLNNKETETIKALEEISMIAAHRLALHLNALHVSVPKNLPEHGFTLSTHVLNTADGKPAKGVILALWQDQKKIFEGVTNEDGRCPDLALQTGSLAFGVYQLVFYVGDYFITEGHKSATPPFLNRITIEFDTSASLIETSKTPHYHVPLLVSPYGYSTYRGS; this is translated from the coding sequence ATGGATTACAACCCGACTTTCTATCGCCAGACACTGGCTAAAAACCTTTCCGTACAACCCAGCCTCCACGCACTAAACAAAGCTGATGCATCAGCCTTTATAACCGCTTATGCCCATTTGTTTGAACATTCTCCCTGGGTTGTTGAATCCATTGCTCCTTTTCGCCATTTTACCTCAGCCCAGGACATGCTTGATGCCCTAGTTCAGGCTATGATCAATGCCCCTGAAGATAAACGTCAGGCTCTTATTCTAGCACACCCTGAATTGGGAGAGAAAATTAAACATATCCCCCTTACTCATGCCTCTCTGGCAGAGCAAGAATCTGCTGGCCTCGACCAGATGAGTGATCATGACTATAAAATATTTCATGATCTCAATACACAGTACCGCGAACGTTTTACCATACCCTTTATTATATGTGTACGCAACCATAATCGCGATGGCATTATACACGCCTTAAATCAACGCCTGTTAAACAACAAGGAAACAGAAACCATAAAGGCACTAGAAGAAATAAGCATGATTGCAGCCCATCGCCTTGCCTTACATCTGAACGCATTGCACGTTTCAGTACCAAAAAACCTGCCAGAACATGGGTTTACCCTTTCAACCCATGTTCTTAACACAGCCGATGGCAAACCGGCCAAAGGCGTTATTCTTGCACTTTGGCAAGACCAGAAGAAAATATTTGAAGGCGTAACCAATGAAGATGGTCGTTGCCCAGACCTTGCTCTGCAAACGGGGTCTTTGGCCTTCGGTGTCTATCAGCTTGTATTTTATGTGGGGGACTATTTCATCACAGAAGGCCATAAGAGTGCTACACCGCCTTTTCTGAACCGTATTACTATCGAGTTTGATACATCAGCCAGTCTCATTGAAACGTCCAAAACCCCTCATTATCATGTACCGCTACTGGTTTCTCCTTATGGATATTCCACCTATCGCGGCAGCTAA
- a CDS encoding NAD(P)-binding domain-containing protein, with protein sequence MNTPSYTLSPSAHPHLPASLDELEKLIARDLALTNYPSREWVLPKNYKDQNVLDVAILGGGQSGLTIAFALQRLQINNICIFDKASQGEEGPWTTYARMITLRTPKHVKGPDLGYPNLTPQAWYEAKYGKEAWQNLVRIPREIWQEYLQWYRKVLNLPVKNNYMCKNIEWKDGIIALTFCKSDNTLETIYARKIVMATGIDGNGSWFTPENIKKSIPPQFYAHTSETIDFSKLKGKRVGVLGAGASAFDNAATALEEGAAQVTLCVRRKNIPTVNPYRWMEQTGFLGFYSTLPDEMRWQFMDTIVSMNQPPPQDTFYRCSKHKNFSFHTGSTWDECRMDNEEIIVSTPQGEMRFDFLIVGTGLAIDLSQRPELAPFSSSIALWKDRFTPAKGEENEALGSFPYLSRNFQFQAKNSQDPIASLLPHIYDFTFGTLVSMGLWGAFISGLQFGATHMANSIGQNLFNEDSALYLNSLRQFNTVELLDMGPPPQEEVA encoded by the coding sequence ATGAACACTCCATCCTACACCTTATCACCTTCTGCCCACCCGCACCTGCCTGCCTCTCTTGATGAGCTGGAGAAATTAATTGCACGTGACCTAGCTCTAACCAATTACCCTTCACGTGAATGGGTTCTGCCCAAAAATTACAAAGACCAGAATGTCTTGGATGTAGCCATTTTAGGAGGGGGACAATCTGGGTTAACGATTGCGTTTGCCCTGCAGCGCTTACAAATCAATAACATCTGCATTTTTGACAAGGCCTCCCAAGGTGAAGAAGGCCCTTGGACAACCTATGCCCGCATGATCACCTTGCGTACACCTAAACATGTCAAAGGACCAGATTTAGGCTACCCCAATCTCACTCCACAGGCATGGTACGAAGCTAAATATGGCAAGGAAGCCTGGCAGAATCTGGTGCGTATTCCGCGTGAAATCTGGCAAGAATACTTACAATGGTACCGCAAGGTTTTAAACTTACCCGTCAAAAACAACTACATGTGTAAAAACATAGAATGGAAAGATGGAATTATCGCCCTAACCTTTTGCAAGAGTGACAATACTCTTGAGACCATTTACGCTCGAAAAATTGTAATGGCAACCGGGATTGATGGCAATGGAAGCTGGTTTACACCTGAAAATATTAAAAAATCCATTCCACCACAATTTTATGCTCATACGTCTGAGACTATTGACTTTTCCAAACTGAAAGGCAAACGCGTTGGTGTTTTAGGCGCTGGAGCCTCCGCCTTTGATAATGCAGCAACAGCCCTTGAAGAGGGAGCTGCTCAGGTAACCTTGTGCGTCAGGCGTAAAAACATTCCCACTGTTAACCCCTATCGCTGGATGGAACAAACAGGATTTCTAGGGTTTTATTCAACTCTTCCTGATGAAATGCGCTGGCAGTTCATGGATACCATTGTCAGTATGAACCAACCCCCCCCTCAAGATACGTTTTATCGGTGCTCCAAGCATAAAAACTTCAGTTTTCATACAGGCAGTACATGGGATGAATGCCGTATGGACAATGAAGAGATTATTGTCAGCACCCCCCAAGGAGAAATGCGCTTTGATTTTCTGATAGTGGGCACAGGTCTTGCAATTGATTTAAGCCAAAGACCAGAACTTGCGCCCTTTTCATCTTCTATTGCGCTGTGGAAAGATCGTTTTACCCCAGCCAAAGGAGAAGAGAATGAAGCGCTAGGATCATTCCCCTACCTTAGTCGCAATTTTCAATTTCAGGCAAAAAACAGCCAAGACCCTATCGCAAGCCTATTACCCCATATTTATGATTTCACATTCGGCACTTTGGTCAGTATGGGGTTATGGGGTGCTTTTATTAGCGGTTTGCAGTTTGGAGCCACACATATGGCCAATAGCATTGGGCAAAATCTTTTCAATGAGGATAGTGCCCTTTATCTGAATTCCCTTCGCCAATTTAACACTGTAGAACTGCTCGATATGGGCCCACCACCGCAAGAAGAGGTCGCCTGA
- a CDS encoding pyridoxal-phosphate-dependent aminotransferase family protein, with translation MSIFSPLSPPQRLLMGPGPTNTHPRILRAMAADMLGQFDPEMTDYMNQTMELYRRLFETKNQWTFLIDGSARAGIEAALTSLLEEGDKILILNNGRFGLLLIEIAERLNATIQAIDLPWGEIASLEQIEAAMLSFRPKVFACVHGDTSTTMLQPLEGIGAICQRLNIISYVDATATLGGMPICTDKWGIDIISAGLQKSMSGPPGSAPMTISERAAHYIASRSHTEKGIANATDHQGTRSRIRSNYFDLAMIMSYWSEQRLNHHTEATSMLYAAREAALILLEEGLEHVYRRHKLASSALRAGLKAMGLKLFGQEEHTMDNVTGIIIPEAVDDQTVRTAMRNLFEIEIGAAFGPLKGKIWRIGTMGYNAQKHKILHTLLALEAVLRHATSFSPSEGKALKAALQVYEKGVPQ, from the coding sequence ATGTCCATCTTCTCTCCTTTGTCTCCACCTCAACGCTTGCTCATGGGCCCTGGGCCCACAAATACGCACCCCCGTATTTTACGGGCCATGGCCGCTGACATGCTTGGGCAATTCGACCCTGAAATGACTGACTATATGAACCAGACCATGGAATTATATCGCAGGCTTTTTGAAACAAAAAATCAGTGGACCTTTCTTATCGATGGCTCAGCTAGGGCAGGGATTGAAGCTGCACTAACATCCCTTTTAGAAGAGGGTGATAAAATTCTTATCCTCAATAATGGGCGATTTGGATTACTGCTGATTGAAATTGCCGAACGCCTGAATGCAACCATCCAGGCCATTGATTTACCCTGGGGAGAAATTGCCTCACTTGAACAGATTGAAGCCGCCATGCTCTCTTTTCGTCCAAAGGTGTTTGCCTGCGTTCATGGGGATACCTCTACCACCATGCTCCAGCCCCTTGAAGGAATTGGCGCCATATGCCAACGTCTAAATATAATTTCTTATGTAGATGCAACAGCCACCTTAGGCGGTATGCCCATTTGCACAGATAAATGGGGTATCGATATTATTTCAGCAGGCTTACAAAAAAGCATGAGTGGACCACCGGGCTCTGCCCCCATGACCATTTCTGAACGGGCTGCTCATTATATTGCCTCACGCAGTCATACCGAAAAAGGTATTGCCAACGCCACTGACCATCAAGGCACGCGTAGCCGTATCAGATCCAATTATTTTGATCTGGCCATGATCATGTCTTACTGGTCTGAACAGCGTCTTAATCATCATACAGAAGCAACCTCCATGCTCTATGCCGCCCGAGAAGCTGCCCTTATTCTGCTGGAGGAAGGGCTTGAACACGTCTATAGGCGTCATAAGTTGGCATCATCGGCTTTACGGGCAGGATTAAAGGCCATGGGGTTAAAACTGTTTGGCCAGGAAGAGCACACAATGGATAATGTAACAGGCATTATCATCCCCGAAGCTGTAGATGACCAAACTGTTCGCACAGCCATGCGCAACCTGTTTGAAATTGAAATAGGGGCGGCTTTTGGCCCCCTGAAAGGAAAAATATGGCGCATAGGAACCATGGGTTATAATGCCCAAAAACATAAAATATTGCATACATTGCTCGCCTTGGAAGCCGTGTTGCGCCATGCAACCTCCTTTTCCCCCTCTGAAGGCAAAGCCCTGAAAGCTGCTTTACAAGTTTATGAAAAAGGTGTTCCTCAATGA
- the xdhA gene encoding xanthine dehydrogenase small subunit produces MVERNIIRFYVGKQLCELREFTPHLTLLEWLRVHYGRTGCKEGCNEGDCGACTVCIIHKTDAGDLQWKAVNACIALVGSLDSVQIFTIEDVKKTDGSLHIIQQAMIDHHGSQCGFCTPGFIMSMLVYIATEKKYDVERLSQALSGNLCRCTGYSPMKKAMAEIYEQKLTQEYLSSFQAMEETVKKRLQQLEDKQNIEILGVEGRFSAPYHSDFFAHLYQTHPDALLVAGGSDVGLWITKKLQKYVHIIVLNRVADFKVISLTKDQSLFMGAGVTFKQALPVLSDYFPALRDFFYQIAGEQVRSVATLCGNIANASPIGDGPPVFIALGAKLHLRCGQEKRTLLLEEYFIDYGQQDRKPGEFIEGLSIPLSASHSKMAAYKISKRMQQDISTLAGVFTLHRDKTGRIKDIRLAFGGMAAVPKRALHAESALRGQVWGKQQLFAAQQALHKDFKPLSDVRASSWYRLEVAKNLLAQFYMEDTGVIL; encoded by the coding sequence ATGGTGGAACGTAACATTATCCGCTTTTATGTGGGGAAACAGTTATGTGAACTTAGGGAGTTTACACCGCATCTCACTTTGCTGGAATGGTTGCGTGTTCATTATGGCCGCACGGGCTGTAAGGAAGGTTGCAATGAAGGTGATTGTGGCGCCTGCACAGTGTGTATCATTCATAAAACGGATGCAGGTGACTTGCAGTGGAAAGCGGTTAATGCCTGTATTGCCCTTGTGGGGAGTTTGGATAGCGTACAAATTTTTACTATTGAAGATGTCAAGAAGACTGATGGCAGTCTGCACATTATACAGCAGGCCATGATTGACCATCATGGGTCGCAATGTGGGTTTTGTACCCCTGGGTTTATCATGTCCATGTTGGTGTATATTGCCACAGAAAAAAAATATGATGTTGAACGTTTGTCTCAGGCTTTGTCAGGCAATTTATGTCGGTGTACCGGCTACAGCCCCATGAAAAAGGCCATGGCAGAAATTTATGAACAGAAGCTGACGCAAGAATATCTCTCTTCTTTCCAAGCGATGGAAGAGACTGTAAAAAAACGTCTCCAACAGCTTGAGGACAAACAAAATATAGAAATTTTAGGAGTGGAGGGGCGTTTTAGTGCTCCTTATCACAGTGATTTTTTTGCTCATTTATATCAGACACACCCTGATGCCCTGCTGGTTGCAGGAGGCAGCGATGTTGGATTGTGGATTACAAAAAAACTACAGAAATATGTCCATATCATAGTCCTTAATAGGGTGGCTGATTTTAAAGTGATTTCGTTAACAAAGGATCAGTCCCTTTTTATGGGTGCGGGGGTAACCTTTAAGCAGGCTTTGCCGGTTTTAAGTGACTATTTCCCTGCATTACGTGATTTTTTTTATCAAATTGCAGGGGAGCAGGTGAGAAGTGTGGCAACCTTATGCGGCAATATTGCCAATGCATCGCCTATAGGTGATGGGCCTCCTGTTTTTATAGCGCTTGGTGCTAAACTACATTTAAGGTGTGGTCAGGAAAAACGCACTCTTCTCTTAGAAGAGTATTTTATTGATTATGGTCAACAGGATCGAAAGCCTGGGGAATTTATTGAAGGGCTTTCCATTCCTTTGTCTGCAAGTCATTCGAAAATGGCCGCCTATAAAATTTCCAAACGCATGCAACAAGATATTTCAACGCTTGCCGGTGTGTTTACTCTTCATAGGGACAAGACAGGACGTATTAAAGATATTCGTCTTGCTTTTGGAGGGATGGCAGCTGTGCCCAAGCGCGCGCTTCATGCCGAAAGCGCTTTACGCGGTCAGGTGTGGGGCAAGCAACAGCTTTTTGCAGCACAGCAAGCCTTGCATAAGGATTTCAAACCATTGAGTGATGTGCGGGCTAGCAGTTGGTATCGGTTGGAGGTAGCTAAAAACCTTCTCGCGCAATTTTATATGGAAGATACAGGCGTGATCCTGTAA